The Phoenix dactylifera cultivar Barhee BC4 chromosome 15, palm_55x_up_171113_PBpolish2nd_filt_p, whole genome shotgun sequence genome contains a region encoding:
- the LOC103709270 gene encoding uncharacterized protein LOC103709270: MSRLGKCIISSFRLSPLLPYWSNGRQFRPTRAKKPNIGGNSQAKSPTFSLRISKAFVARSAVAVFALGFLDAGYSGDWSRIGVITKETEELLKIAAYLITPFCLFLIISITDGDKAP; encoded by the exons ATGTCAAGGTTGGGGAAGTGCATCATCTCTTCTTTCAGGCTCTCACCTTTGCTTCCTTACTGGAGTAATGGGAGGCAGTTCAGACCCACAAGAGCAAAGAAACCAAACATAGGAGGAAACTCTCAAGCTAAAAGTCCTACCTTCTCTCTTAGAATTTCTAAAGCCTTTGTAGCCAGATCTGCAGTTGCTGTCTTTGCCCTGGGATTCCTTGATGCTGG GTATAGCGGGGACTGGTCTCGCATAGGTGTGATTACCAAAGAGACTGAAGAGTTGTTAAAGATTGCAGCTTACTTGATAACACCTTTCTGCCTATTTCTAATTATTTCTATTACAGATGGAGATAAGGCTCCATAA
- the LOC120113321 gene encoding uncharacterized protein LOC120113321, translating to MRNREEQVLRNIAARRRGTRAPSRRTTSQPVEPAPTATATQTDFAEVCQVMTQLLQQQQQMQQLIQQQMQQQVQATVQPAQRMDSCYERFQRLNPPMFDGGADYLAAETWIREIEEMFDALQFPEDVKIRLAIPMLKGNAKFWWTAMKATFEGDDEQLTWDEFKDIFYDQYFPKSVRLSMENEFLSLRQSGNMTVLEYANKFNELGRFCPRLMEDDQSKANRFEQGLRYGIRSRLSVLIFNSYRDVLDRALKVEAELIRSERERGGQKKPTGNQIKQPRDYEGPSNKKRFEACYYCDKFHAGPCLKKAGACFICGQPGHMARDCPNRKENDSGPARPADQR from the coding sequence ATGAGGAACAGAGAGGAACAAGTTTTGAGGAATATTGCAGCTAGAAGGAGGGGGACAAGAGCACCCTCTCGGAGAACTACAAGCCAACCAGTTGAGCCAGCTCCTACCGCGACCGCAACCCAAACAGATTTTGCTGAAGTATGTCAGGTGATGACTCAGCTCCTTCAGCAGCAACAGCAGATGCAACAACTGATACAGCAACAGATGCAACAGCAGGTGCAAGCCACTGTCCAACCTGCACAACGTATGGACTCTTGTTATGAGAGGTTCCAGAGGCTGAATCCTCCTATGTTTGATGGTGGAGCTGATTATTTAGCTGCCGAGACTTGGATTCGGGAAATAGAAGAAATGTTTGATGCACTACAATTTCCCGAAGATGTCAAGATCAGACTGGCGATACCCATGCTTAAAGGGAATGCCAAGTTTTGGTGGACGGCCATGAAAGCTACATTCGAGGGTGATGATGAACAACTGACTTGGGATGAATTCAAGGATATATTCTATGATCAGTACTTTCCTAAGTCAGTGAGGCTATCAATGGAGAATGAGTTCCTATCTTTGAGGCAGTCAGGGAACATGACGGTGTTGGAATATGCCAACAAGTTCAATGAATTAGGCCGGTTCTGTCCTCGACTTATGGAGGATGATCAAAGCAAGGCCAACAGATTTGAGCAAGGTTTGAGATACGGGATTCGATCTCGGTTGTCAGTTCTAATTTTTAATAGTTACAGGGATGTACTAGACAGGGCTCTGAAGGTTGAAGCTGAACTGATTAGatcagaaagagaaagaggtggcCAGAAGAAGCCTACAGGAAATCAAATTAAACAGCCAAGAGACTATGAAGGCCCTTCAAATAAGAAGAGATTTGAAGCTTGTTACTACTGTGATAAATTTCATGCTGGACCTTGTCTAAAGAAAGCAGGAGCCTGCTTCATTTGTGGGCAGCCGGGGCACATGGCACGTGACTGTCCGAATAGAAAGGAGAATGACTCTGGACCTGCCAGACCTGCTGATCAAAGATAG